The DNA window GATTAGCCCCTTCCTGGACCCATTACGTAACTAGTAACAGACCCAGATGGGGACGTGTTCCCCAGGAAGCTTAGGGCAGGGCACCACTGCCCTGTTCACTCCCACCACGCCTGAAAGGCCCCTTACCGCAGATGGAGCCGGCTGCCACGATGAAGCCTGCCCAGCTGTAGCCCCGCCGATAGAAGGCGTCAGCGAGTGCGGAATCAGGGTTCAGGCTGTGCCACGGCACCATGAGGGTGAGCACGGTGGAGACAAGGATGTAGGCACCAGCTGCCAGGCCGAGCGAGATGGAAATGGCTATCGGCACAGCTCGCTTCGGGTTCCTGGCCTCCTCGCTGGAGGCGGCAATGACATCAAAGCCCACGAAGGCGTAGAAGCAGGTGGCGGTGCCAGCCATGATGCCGGAGAAGCCGAAAGGCGCAAAGCCCCCCTCCTCAGCACTCCAGTTGTGCGGGCGGGCCAGGATAAAACCCAGGATGATGATGAAGAGGATGAGGACCAGGCTGACCACGGAGAAGGCGTGGTTGAGCCAGGAGGAAACTCGGGCTCCACAGGAGATGAAGGCGGAGGCCAGAAGTATGATCCCAGCAGCCAGGAAGTCTGGGTAGTGGGCCAGCAGCGGCACCTGCCAGGTTCCAATGTGGGCCTGGGTGAAGTTGTGGATGCGGTGGTTGAACATGGAGTCCAGGTAGCCACTCCAGGCACGGGCCACAGCTGCACCACCAATGAGGTACTCGAGGAGCACGTTCCAGCCGATGAGGAAGGCCCACAGCTCACCCATGGACACATAGGTGAACAGGTAGGCAGAGCCCGTGCGGGGCAACCGGGCCCCAAACTCTGCATAACACAGGGCTGACAGCAGGGAGGCCACGGCGGCCACCGCGAAGGACAAGAGCACCGCGGGGCCGGCCATCTCCTTTGCCACAGTGCCTGTGAGCACATAGAGGCCGGAGCCCACCATGCCACCCACGCCCAGCAGGGTCAGGTCCAGCGTGGACAGGCAGCGCCGCAGTGACGTCTCCATGGTAGACTCCTCCAGTGGCTTCAGCCGGTTCAGCCTCTGGCAGAAGCGCGCCAGGCTGGCAGTGCTGGGCAGCCCCCTGACCATGATGGGCAGCTGAGAGGAGCACCACACCAGCTGCCGGCACCTACCAGGGCCAGAGGGGAATGACAGGTTGCCCAACCAGGTATTAACCAGGCTTCAGTCTGCTCTGTTCATCCCCCTGGGGACCCAAGTGCCTGCATAGCTAGCTTGCCTGAGGGCTGGGATCAGTCAGGAGTGGGCAGGAGGTCACAGGGAAGAATGGCAATCCTGTCTGCCTCTGGGCAGGTGAGGGAGGCTTGTGCAGCTGGACCTGGGcgcttctgggggaggggggtggtagCTGAGGGTGAAAAGCGCGCAGCTCCAGGAAGCGCGGTTGGGAAACGCTCCTCGGTCCGGCGCTCCTCGGTCCGGCCCGGCATCCGGCATCCGAGAGCAAGGTGGAAACCCCAGGCTTCCCGGGAGCTGGGCCGGCCCTCCAGGACCCGGAACAGGAGGGGCTCTGCTGTCCTGGACGTGAACCAGGTGGCCACCTGGCCTCAGACAGTGGCActcaccaccacacacacacacgcacacacgcacacaccgcCCCGAGGGACTTGGGTATCTGCGTACCCGGCGGCCAGGAGGCAGGCGCTCTTGGCCCAGCACCCCGAAGCCAAAGCTCCgtgccctgcccccgccccgacAGGCCACCGCCGCCACGGTCACCGCCACCCTCCGGCCGGCGGTGCCAGTTCCACCCGGGGATCCGAGGTTTTGCCTCCTCTCCGGCTGGAGCATGTCCCTGCAGTAGTCGCTGAGACTCACCTGCTGTCACTGCGGACGCCGCTGCACACGCTGTAGAGGTCCTGCCTGGCTGACGCCGCCTGCGCGCAGAGCCCGCCCCCAGCCCTTCTGCGCCGGAGCCAGAACGAGGCCCCACCCACCTCGCTGTCACACAAGCACCCAGATAGCCCACCGTACCCATACCTCCCACGACGGAGACCTGAACGTTTCCCAGATCTAGGGAAGTCCTGTTACTGTATCTGGTTCACAGATGAGGGAGCCCAGGCCACCAGGTAAGTGACTAATCCAGATCACTGGGGTGGCCTTGGGAGGCAGGCAAGTTTAAGGACGGGATCTGGAGGGATCTGGAACCCACCTGCTTGCCACTGCTGCAGTAACCCTCCTTGATTCTTCACCTCCGCACAGCTGGTCACCATCCaagttcccctcccccaacattgGGGCGTTTGGGGGGCTGCAGGGAGTCAGACAGACCTCTGGTAAGATGAGGGTGTGGGTCTGGCTGAGTGGCCCCAGGCAATCCCTGACCTGTCCTGTACAGGTGGCAGTAAGCCACCTTCATACATTGGTGAGGGAGTGCAGAGCTTTCGGGAGTGTTCTGTGAGTTGGAAAAATTCATACTGGCTGCTCTGAGCCTTGTCCTAAAAGGTGGCAAAATACAGCCTTCCAGCTCAGGGTACCCCTGGGGCCCTTCAGATGCCAGTGACAGCCCCTCCTGGCCTAGGAGCTCCTGTCAGGCTTAGAGAACCCTGGGGGACCCCAACAGCAGCTTCCCACTTGTAGGTATCCATGAGAGGTCATATGCTGAGCACCTACTCCATGCCAGTCCCCACACCACAGACAGTCCCCATGTCCCATCATATAGCCATTGCAAATTCCCCCTCAGGCTTACTTATTCCTGGGGCTGAGGGGTCTTTGTCCTTCTGctctttctactttttgaaagtGAAAAAGTTGGTGTGACATGGTGTTAACTTGTCAGCAAAATGATGACAATCCATGCaagcaaagcaaaaccaaaacggATTTTAGGGGTACCTGCAGCCACTCTGGATCAATGAGCTAGTGACAGGATGGTTGACTCCCAGACAAGATGGTGCCACTTGGAACACTCTGCCTTGTCCAGCCCCCTTGATCCCTTCTGAAATTCGGCTGATGTTGTCTTGAAGAGCTTCAGATGGGCTCCCACTTCCTACAGGGATGACATCTCCCTTACCTTGCTCCCCCTTGGCCTGAACATAACTGAGCAGATGTTTCTTGTCCTGAGATGCCTCcacaaaaatctagaaaaatgcaTTTCAACCCAAGAGACTGGGGCAGGTTTGTAACAGAAGCTCCCCCAAGGCCTTAACCACCACCTCAAAGCTGGTATGCGGTGTTTCAGAGAACTGATGTTTTATCCATCCAGAGAAGGCTCTCGCCACATATATGAGTACATATTTGGGGGCAGACATGGTTGACACAGTGAATTGTAACTTTCGGGGATATGACTGGGCCAAGTTCTGGGACCCCATTGAACAAGGCAGTTACAAAGAGCAACCTGATGAAGATGCAGTGAAACTaaagcaccaaaaagaaaaaagaagaaggaagagaaggagggggggAGCACGGGAGGGAATACCTCCTCACTTACTCTACAAAGCCAAAGGCATCACACCAAAGAAGAACTACAGACTACTACCTGTTATGTATATAGACGCAGactttctcaacaaaatactagcaaattgaatccagcaacatataaaaagggccaagtggaatttatcccaggaatgcaagttaACATAGGAAAATCAAGCAATGTAACATGCCATACTAATAGAATAAAGAAccaaaccacatgatcatcttaacatatacagaaaaaaagcaCTCAACACATGAGGAATAAAAGAACATCCGCAGCCTGCTATGAAAAACCTttggtgggacgcctgggtggctcagtcgttaagggtctgccttcggctggggtcatgatcccgggtcctgggattgagccccgcatcgggctccctgctcagcgggaagcctgcttctccctcttccaccccccctgcttgtgttccttctcttgctgtgtctctctgtcacataaataaataaatcttaaacaaacaaacaaacaacctttGGCTtatatactcaatggtgaaaaactgaaagctttcccttatgataaaaaaacaacataaggatgtcggggcgcctgggtggctcagtcggttaagcgtctgccttcggctcaggtcatgatcccagggtcctgggatcgagccccgcatcgggctccctgctcggcgggaggcctgcttctccctctcccactccccctgcttgtgttccctctctcgctgtgtctctctctgtcaaataaataaataaaat is part of the Zalophus californianus isolate mZalCal1 chromosome 14, mZalCal1.pri.v2, whole genome shotgun sequence genome and encodes:
- the SLC7A4 gene encoding cationic amino acid transporter 4 encodes the protein MVRGLPSTASLARFCQRLNRLKPLEESTMETSLRRCLSTLDLTLLGVGGMVGSGLYVLTGTVAKEMAGPAVLLSFAVAAVASLLSALCYAEFGARLPRTGSAYLFTYVSMGELWAFLIGWNVLLEYLIGGAAVARAWSGYLDSMFNHRIHNFTQAHIGTWQVPLLAHYPDFLAAGIILLASAFISCGARVSSWLNHAFSVVSLVLILFIIILGFILARPHNWSAEEGGFAPFGFSGIMAGTATCFYAFVGFDVIAASSEEARNPKRAVPIAISISLGLAAGAYILVSTVLTLMVPWHSLNPDSALADAFYRRGYSWAGFIVAAGSICAMNTVLLSSLFSLPRIVYAMAVDGLFFQVFARVHPRTQVPLAGIIVFGSLMSFLALLLDLEALVQFLSIGTLLAYTFVATSILVLRFQKAPASSSPGPASPGSRVKEYHSFSDHIQLVGTEQASAPEPGQLRPALRPYLGFLGRCSPGAAVAWALSILVASAITLDCVLVFGDSALHLPYWGYILLLLLSSVAFLLSLLVLGAHQQQRQQDTFQIPMVPLTPALSILLNICLMLKLSYLTWLRFSIWLLIGLAVYFGYGIWHSKENEREPPELTTTRYVVFPSTSLEETVQTVQPTSQVPTQEPSPTEQPTSP